One Anser cygnoides isolate HZ-2024a breed goose chromosome 6, Taihu_goose_T2T_genome, whole genome shotgun sequence genomic region harbors:
- the SLC15A2 gene encoding solute carrier family 15 member 2 isoform X1, with protein MLKPPSIHPVNERLPLPHTLLESGHLSSFYGDDPPKGDFPVQKKSPKLCGSNYPLSIAFIVVNEFCERFSYYGMRAVLTLYFISFFHWDENLSTAVYHAFSALCYFTPVIGAIMADSWLGKYKTIIYLSIVYVVGHLIKSVGAIPSLGNQAVHVVLSMVGLFLIALGTGGIKPCVSAFGGDQFEEEHTSERSKFFSVFYLSINAGSLISTFVTPVLRGDVKCFGEDCYALAFGVPAALMVLALVVFIAGSGLYRKMPPQGNVLLEVCKCIGFAIKNRLKNRSHHIPKRDHWLDWASEKYSKQLIGEVKMVTRVLFLFIPLPMFWALFDQQGSRWTLQATKMNADFGIYVLQPDQMQFLNPLLILVFIPIFDLGLYPLISMCKFNFTPIKKMATGMILAGMAFGLAAIVEVKINETDMPQLVPKESLIQVLNLAKNPVQVTIQDQDLFQQPVEAFQNPAEYSNLILNGEQQNLHFILQHQGSSLTFNYTVKEKSVYSLIVFEAEGSLSSRLITDLKAKPENGLAAVRFINGLSQDVNLTIDSKQFVAVQKNYGVSEYLLLERDKYNNGKCITEMGEFTLDLGLLDFGASYTVVVTNVSGDAVKTWKSEDIKANSVHMAWQLPQYLLISAGEVMFSITGLAFSYSQSPASMKSVLQAGWLLTVAVGNTLVLVVAQAAPMAQWAEFVLFTVLLFAVCIIFSIMGYFYVSVDPEDLQEKEEKNPSRGNMISLVTQKTKL; from the exons AAACTCTGTGGTTCCAACTACCCCCTGAGCATTGCCTTCATCGTGGTGAACGAGTTCTGCGAGCGCTTCTCCTACTATGGCATGAGAG CTGTCCTGACGCTGTATTTCATAAGCTTCTTCCACTGGGATGAGAATCTCTCCACTGCCGTGTACCATGCCTTTTCCGCTCTCTGTTATTTCACACCTGTCATCGGAGCCATCATGGCAGACTCGTGGCTGGGGAAATACAA GACAATCATCTACCTCTCCATTGTGTATGTGGTCGGCCATCTGATCAAGTCAGTGGGCGCAATTCCATCCCTGGGCAACCAGGCGGTTCACGT GGTCCTGTCTATGGTTGGTCTGTTTTTGATCGCCCTTGGAACGGGAGGTATCAAGCCCTGTGTCTCTGCATTTGGTGGGGACCAGTTTGAAGAGGAACAT ACCTCGGAGAGAAGCAAGTTTTTTTCCGTCTTCTATTTATCCATTAATGCTGGAAGTTTGATCTCCACGTTTGTAACTCCTGTATTAAGAG GGGATGTGAAATGTTTTGGAGAGGATTGTTATGCACTGGCTTTTGGTGTCCCAGCAGCACTGATGGTGTTGGCACTTG ttgtgttcATTGCTGGAAGTGGGCTGTACAGAAAAATGCCCCCACAAGGGAATGTCTTACTTGAAGTGTGCAAATGCATTGGA tttgctattaaaaacaggctgaaaaaccGCTCCCATCATATTCCAAAGAGAGATCACTGGCTCGACTGGGCATCAGAAAAGTACTCG AAACAGCTGATTGGGGAGGTTAAAATGGTGACACGCgttctcttcctcttcataCCACTGCCGATGTTCTGGGCCCTGTTTGATCAGCAG GGATCCAGGTGGACCTTGCAAGCCACAAAGATGAATGCTGATTTT GGAATATATGTCCTTCAGCCTGACCAAATGCAG TTCTTAAATCCACTTCTTATTCTTGTCTTCATCCCAATTTTTGACCTTGGGCTCTACCCTCTGATAAGCATGTGCAAATTTAATTTCAC GCCTATTAAGAAAATGGCAACAGGTATGATCCTTGCAGGGATGGCGTTTGGACTTGCAGCTATTGTAGAagtcaaaataaat gaaaCCGATATGCCTCAACTTGTCCCAAAAGAAAGTTTAATTCAGGTCCTGAATTTGGCAAAGAACCCTGTTCAAGTGACAATCCAAGACCAGGACCTATTTCAGCAGCCTGTGGAGGCTTTTCAg AACCCAGCTGAGTACTCAAATTTGATATTGAATGGCGAGCAACAGAACCTTCACTTCATCCTGCAACATCAAGGATCGTCTCTCACTTTTAACTACACCGTGAAGGAAAAATCAGTATACAGCTTAATTGTTTTTGAGGCAGAAGGAAGCCTATCAAGTCGCCTA ATTACAGACTTGAAAGCAAAGCCAGAAAATGGTTTGGCAGCTGTTAG ATTCATTAATGGTTTGAGCCAAGATGTCAACCTCACCATTGACAGCAAACAGTTTGTTGCTGTTCAGAAAAACTACGGTGTTTCTGAGTACTTGCTGCTAGAGAGGGACAA ATACAACAATGGAAAATGCATAACTGAAATGGGGGAATTCACCCTGGACCTTGGGCTGCTTGACTTTGGCGCATCGTACACTGTTGTGGTAACTAAT GTTTCTGGAGATGCTGTTAAGACATGGAAGTCAGAAGACATCAAAGCCAATAGTGTCCATATGGCTTGGCAGTTACCACAATACTTACTAATATCTGCTGGAGAAGTGATGTTCTCCATTACGGGTCTGGCCTTCTCCTATTCCCAG tcTCCAGCCAGCATGAAGTCGGTGCTGCAGGCAGGTTGGCTGCTCACGGTGGCCGTTGGGAATACCCTTGTGCTCGTCGTTGCCCAGGCTGCACCAATGGCACAG TGGGCTGAATTTGTCTTGTTCACTGTTCTACTCTTTGCTGTGTGCATTATTTTCTCCATCATGGGATATTTCTATGTCAGTGTGGATCCAGAGGACctacaagaaaaggaagagaagaaccCCAGCAGAGGAAACATGATTAGTCTCGTtactcagaaaacaaagctcTAA
- the SLC15A2 gene encoding solute carrier family 15 member 2 isoform X3, translating to MEIPPSRDTPPTRFFETCRRYFGDDPPKGDFPVQKKSPKLCGSNYPLSIAFIVVNEFCERFSYYGMRAVLTLYFISFFHWDENLSTAVYHAFSALCYFTPVIGAIMADSWLGKYKTIIYLSIVYVVGHLIKSVGAIPSLGNQAVHVVLSMVGLFLIALGTGGIKPCVSAFGGDQFEEEHTSERSKFFSVFYLSINAGSLISTFVTPVLRGDVKCFGEDCYALAFGVPAALMVLALVVFIAGSGLYRKMPPQGNVLLEVCKCIGFAIKNRLKNRSHHIPKRDHWLDWASEKYSKQLIGEVKMVTRVLFLFIPLPMFWALFDQQGSRWTLQATKMNADFGIYVLQPDQMQFLNPLLILVFIPIFDLGLYPLISMCKFNFTPIKKMATGMILAGMAFGLAAIVEVKINETDMPQLVPKESLIQVLNLAKNPVQVTIQDQDLFQQPVEAFQNPAEYSNLILNGEQQNLHFILQHQGSSLTFNYTVKEKSVYSLIVFEAEGSLSSRLITDLKAKPENGLAAVRFINGLSQDVNLTIDSKQFVAVQKNYGVSEYLLLERDKYNNGKCITEMGEFTLDLGLLDFGASYTVVVTNVSGDAVKTWKSEDIKANSVHMAWQLPQYLLISAGEVMFSITGLAFSYSQSPASMKSVLQAGWLLTVAVGNTLVLVVAQAAPMAQWAEFVLFTVLLFAVCIIFSIMGYFYVSVDPEDLQEKEEKNPSRGNMISLVTQKTKL from the exons AAACTCTGTGGTTCCAACTACCCCCTGAGCATTGCCTTCATCGTGGTGAACGAGTTCTGCGAGCGCTTCTCCTACTATGGCATGAGAG CTGTCCTGACGCTGTATTTCATAAGCTTCTTCCACTGGGATGAGAATCTCTCCACTGCCGTGTACCATGCCTTTTCCGCTCTCTGTTATTTCACACCTGTCATCGGAGCCATCATGGCAGACTCGTGGCTGGGGAAATACAA GACAATCATCTACCTCTCCATTGTGTATGTGGTCGGCCATCTGATCAAGTCAGTGGGCGCAATTCCATCCCTGGGCAACCAGGCGGTTCACGT GGTCCTGTCTATGGTTGGTCTGTTTTTGATCGCCCTTGGAACGGGAGGTATCAAGCCCTGTGTCTCTGCATTTGGTGGGGACCAGTTTGAAGAGGAACAT ACCTCGGAGAGAAGCAAGTTTTTTTCCGTCTTCTATTTATCCATTAATGCTGGAAGTTTGATCTCCACGTTTGTAACTCCTGTATTAAGAG GGGATGTGAAATGTTTTGGAGAGGATTGTTATGCACTGGCTTTTGGTGTCCCAGCAGCACTGATGGTGTTGGCACTTG ttgtgttcATTGCTGGAAGTGGGCTGTACAGAAAAATGCCCCCACAAGGGAATGTCTTACTTGAAGTGTGCAAATGCATTGGA tttgctattaaaaacaggctgaaaaaccGCTCCCATCATATTCCAAAGAGAGATCACTGGCTCGACTGGGCATCAGAAAAGTACTCG AAACAGCTGATTGGGGAGGTTAAAATGGTGACACGCgttctcttcctcttcataCCACTGCCGATGTTCTGGGCCCTGTTTGATCAGCAG GGATCCAGGTGGACCTTGCAAGCCACAAAGATGAATGCTGATTTT GGAATATATGTCCTTCAGCCTGACCAAATGCAG TTCTTAAATCCACTTCTTATTCTTGTCTTCATCCCAATTTTTGACCTTGGGCTCTACCCTCTGATAAGCATGTGCAAATTTAATTTCAC GCCTATTAAGAAAATGGCAACAGGTATGATCCTTGCAGGGATGGCGTTTGGACTTGCAGCTATTGTAGAagtcaaaataaat gaaaCCGATATGCCTCAACTTGTCCCAAAAGAAAGTTTAATTCAGGTCCTGAATTTGGCAAAGAACCCTGTTCAAGTGACAATCCAAGACCAGGACCTATTTCAGCAGCCTGTGGAGGCTTTTCAg AACCCAGCTGAGTACTCAAATTTGATATTGAATGGCGAGCAACAGAACCTTCACTTCATCCTGCAACATCAAGGATCGTCTCTCACTTTTAACTACACCGTGAAGGAAAAATCAGTATACAGCTTAATTGTTTTTGAGGCAGAAGGAAGCCTATCAAGTCGCCTA ATTACAGACTTGAAAGCAAAGCCAGAAAATGGTTTGGCAGCTGTTAG ATTCATTAATGGTTTGAGCCAAGATGTCAACCTCACCATTGACAGCAAACAGTTTGTTGCTGTTCAGAAAAACTACGGTGTTTCTGAGTACTTGCTGCTAGAGAGGGACAA ATACAACAATGGAAAATGCATAACTGAAATGGGGGAATTCACCCTGGACCTTGGGCTGCTTGACTTTGGCGCATCGTACACTGTTGTGGTAACTAAT GTTTCTGGAGATGCTGTTAAGACATGGAAGTCAGAAGACATCAAAGCCAATAGTGTCCATATGGCTTGGCAGTTACCACAATACTTACTAATATCTGCTGGAGAAGTGATGTTCTCCATTACGGGTCTGGCCTTCTCCTATTCCCAG tcTCCAGCCAGCATGAAGTCGGTGCTGCAGGCAGGTTGGCTGCTCACGGTGGCCGTTGGGAATACCCTTGTGCTCGTCGTTGCCCAGGCTGCACCAATGGCACAG TGGGCTGAATTTGTCTTGTTCACTGTTCTACTCTTTGCTGTGTGCATTATTTTCTCCATCATGGGATATTTCTATGTCAGTGTGGATCCAGAGGACctacaagaaaaggaagagaagaaccCCAGCAGAGGAAACATGATTAGTCTCGTtactcagaaaacaaagctcTAA
- the SLC15A2 gene encoding solute carrier family 15 member 2 isoform X6, whose amino-acid sequence MLKPPSIHPVNERLPLPHTLLESGHLSSFYGDDPPKGDFPVQKKSPKLCGSNYPLSIAFIVVNEFCERFSYYGMRAVLTLYFISFFHWDENLSTAVYHAFSALCYFTPVIGAIMADSWLGKYKTIIYLSIVYVVGHLIKSVGAIPSLGNQAVHVVLSMVGLFLIALGTGGIKPCVSAFGGDQFEEEHTSERSKFFSVFYLSINAGSLISTFVTPVLRGDVKCFGEDCYALAFGVPAALMVLALVVFIAGSGLYRKMPPQGNVLLEVCKCIGFAIKNRLKNRSHHIPKRDHWLDWASEKYSKQLIGEVKMVTRVLFLFIPLPMFWALFDQQGSRWTLQATKMNADFGIYVLQPDQMQFLNPLLILVFIPIFDLGLYPLISMCKFNFTPIKKMATGMILAGMAFGLAAIVEVKINNPAEYSNLILNGEQQNLHFILQHQGSSLTFNYTVKEKSVYSLIVFEAEGSLSSRLITDLKAKPENGLAAVRFINGLSQDVNLTIDSKQFVAVQKNYGVSEYLLLERDKYNNGKCITEMGEFTLDLGLLDFGASYTVVVTNVSGDAVKTWKSEDIKANSVHMAWQLPQYLLISAGEVMFSITGLAFSYSQSPASMKSVLQAGWLLTVAVGNTLVLVVAQAAPMAQWAEFVLFTVLLFAVCIIFSIMGYFYVSVDPEDLQEKEEKNPSRGNMISLVTQKTKL is encoded by the exons AAACTCTGTGGTTCCAACTACCCCCTGAGCATTGCCTTCATCGTGGTGAACGAGTTCTGCGAGCGCTTCTCCTACTATGGCATGAGAG CTGTCCTGACGCTGTATTTCATAAGCTTCTTCCACTGGGATGAGAATCTCTCCACTGCCGTGTACCATGCCTTTTCCGCTCTCTGTTATTTCACACCTGTCATCGGAGCCATCATGGCAGACTCGTGGCTGGGGAAATACAA GACAATCATCTACCTCTCCATTGTGTATGTGGTCGGCCATCTGATCAAGTCAGTGGGCGCAATTCCATCCCTGGGCAACCAGGCGGTTCACGT GGTCCTGTCTATGGTTGGTCTGTTTTTGATCGCCCTTGGAACGGGAGGTATCAAGCCCTGTGTCTCTGCATTTGGTGGGGACCAGTTTGAAGAGGAACAT ACCTCGGAGAGAAGCAAGTTTTTTTCCGTCTTCTATTTATCCATTAATGCTGGAAGTTTGATCTCCACGTTTGTAACTCCTGTATTAAGAG GGGATGTGAAATGTTTTGGAGAGGATTGTTATGCACTGGCTTTTGGTGTCCCAGCAGCACTGATGGTGTTGGCACTTG ttgtgttcATTGCTGGAAGTGGGCTGTACAGAAAAATGCCCCCACAAGGGAATGTCTTACTTGAAGTGTGCAAATGCATTGGA tttgctattaaaaacaggctgaaaaaccGCTCCCATCATATTCCAAAGAGAGATCACTGGCTCGACTGGGCATCAGAAAAGTACTCG AAACAGCTGATTGGGGAGGTTAAAATGGTGACACGCgttctcttcctcttcataCCACTGCCGATGTTCTGGGCCCTGTTTGATCAGCAG GGATCCAGGTGGACCTTGCAAGCCACAAAGATGAATGCTGATTTT GGAATATATGTCCTTCAGCCTGACCAAATGCAG TTCTTAAATCCACTTCTTATTCTTGTCTTCATCCCAATTTTTGACCTTGGGCTCTACCCTCTGATAAGCATGTGCAAATTTAATTTCAC GCCTATTAAGAAAATGGCAACAGGTATGATCCTTGCAGGGATGGCGTTTGGACTTGCAGCTATTGTAGAagtcaaaataaat AACCCAGCTGAGTACTCAAATTTGATATTGAATGGCGAGCAACAGAACCTTCACTTCATCCTGCAACATCAAGGATCGTCTCTCACTTTTAACTACACCGTGAAGGAAAAATCAGTATACAGCTTAATTGTTTTTGAGGCAGAAGGAAGCCTATCAAGTCGCCTA ATTACAGACTTGAAAGCAAAGCCAGAAAATGGTTTGGCAGCTGTTAG ATTCATTAATGGTTTGAGCCAAGATGTCAACCTCACCATTGACAGCAAACAGTTTGTTGCTGTTCAGAAAAACTACGGTGTTTCTGAGTACTTGCTGCTAGAGAGGGACAA ATACAACAATGGAAAATGCATAACTGAAATGGGGGAATTCACCCTGGACCTTGGGCTGCTTGACTTTGGCGCATCGTACACTGTTGTGGTAACTAAT GTTTCTGGAGATGCTGTTAAGACATGGAAGTCAGAAGACATCAAAGCCAATAGTGTCCATATGGCTTGGCAGTTACCACAATACTTACTAATATCTGCTGGAGAAGTGATGTTCTCCATTACGGGTCTGGCCTTCTCCTATTCCCAG tcTCCAGCCAGCATGAAGTCGGTGCTGCAGGCAGGTTGGCTGCTCACGGTGGCCGTTGGGAATACCCTTGTGCTCGTCGTTGCCCAGGCTGCACCAATGGCACAG TGGGCTGAATTTGTCTTGTTCACTGTTCTACTCTTTGCTGTGTGCATTATTTTCTCCATCATGGGATATTTCTATGTCAGTGTGGATCCAGAGGACctacaagaaaaggaagagaagaaccCCAGCAGAGGAAACATGATTAGTCTCGTtactcagaaaacaaagctcTAA
- the SLC15A2 gene encoding solute carrier family 15 member 2 isoform X7 yields MLKPPSIHPVNERLPLPHTLLESGHLSSFYGDDPPKGDFPVQKKSPKLCGSNYPLSIAFIVVNEFCERFSYYGMRAVLTLYFISFFHWDENLSTAVYHAFSALCYFTPVIGAIMADSWLGKYKTIIYLSIVYVVGHLIKSVGAIPSLGNQAVHVVLSMVGLFLIALGTGGIKPCVSAFGGDQFEEEHTSERSKFFSVFYLSINAGSLISTFVTPVLRGDVKCFGEDCYALAFGVPAALMVLALVVFIAGSGLYRKMPPQGNVLLEVCKCIGFAIKNRLKNRSHHIPKRDHWLDWASEKYSKQLIGEVKMVTRVLFLFIPLPMFWALFDQQGSRWTLQATKMNADFETDMPQLVPKESLIQVLNLAKNPVQVTIQDQDLFQQPVEAFQNPAEYSNLILNGEQQNLHFILQHQGSSLTFNYTVKEKSVYSLIVFEAEGSLSSRLITDLKAKPENGLAAVRFINGLSQDVNLTIDSKQFVAVQKNYGVSEYLLLERDKYNNGKCITEMGEFTLDLGLLDFGASYTVVVTNVSGDAVKTWKSEDIKANSVHMAWQLPQYLLISAGEVMFSITGLAFSYSQSPASMKSVLQAGWLLTVAVGNTLVLVVAQAAPMAQWAEFVLFTVLLFAVCIIFSIMGYFYVSVDPEDLQEKEEKNPSRGNMISLVTQKTKL; encoded by the exons AAACTCTGTGGTTCCAACTACCCCCTGAGCATTGCCTTCATCGTGGTGAACGAGTTCTGCGAGCGCTTCTCCTACTATGGCATGAGAG CTGTCCTGACGCTGTATTTCATAAGCTTCTTCCACTGGGATGAGAATCTCTCCACTGCCGTGTACCATGCCTTTTCCGCTCTCTGTTATTTCACACCTGTCATCGGAGCCATCATGGCAGACTCGTGGCTGGGGAAATACAA GACAATCATCTACCTCTCCATTGTGTATGTGGTCGGCCATCTGATCAAGTCAGTGGGCGCAATTCCATCCCTGGGCAACCAGGCGGTTCACGT GGTCCTGTCTATGGTTGGTCTGTTTTTGATCGCCCTTGGAACGGGAGGTATCAAGCCCTGTGTCTCTGCATTTGGTGGGGACCAGTTTGAAGAGGAACAT ACCTCGGAGAGAAGCAAGTTTTTTTCCGTCTTCTATTTATCCATTAATGCTGGAAGTTTGATCTCCACGTTTGTAACTCCTGTATTAAGAG GGGATGTGAAATGTTTTGGAGAGGATTGTTATGCACTGGCTTTTGGTGTCCCAGCAGCACTGATGGTGTTGGCACTTG ttgtgttcATTGCTGGAAGTGGGCTGTACAGAAAAATGCCCCCACAAGGGAATGTCTTACTTGAAGTGTGCAAATGCATTGGA tttgctattaaaaacaggctgaaaaaccGCTCCCATCATATTCCAAAGAGAGATCACTGGCTCGACTGGGCATCAGAAAAGTACTCG AAACAGCTGATTGGGGAGGTTAAAATGGTGACACGCgttctcttcctcttcataCCACTGCCGATGTTCTGGGCCCTGTTTGATCAGCAG GGATCCAGGTGGACCTTGCAAGCCACAAAGATGAATGCTGATTTT gaaaCCGATATGCCTCAACTTGTCCCAAAAGAAAGTTTAATTCAGGTCCTGAATTTGGCAAAGAACCCTGTTCAAGTGACAATCCAAGACCAGGACCTATTTCAGCAGCCTGTGGAGGCTTTTCAg AACCCAGCTGAGTACTCAAATTTGATATTGAATGGCGAGCAACAGAACCTTCACTTCATCCTGCAACATCAAGGATCGTCTCTCACTTTTAACTACACCGTGAAGGAAAAATCAGTATACAGCTTAATTGTTTTTGAGGCAGAAGGAAGCCTATCAAGTCGCCTA ATTACAGACTTGAAAGCAAAGCCAGAAAATGGTTTGGCAGCTGTTAG ATTCATTAATGGTTTGAGCCAAGATGTCAACCTCACCATTGACAGCAAACAGTTTGTTGCTGTTCAGAAAAACTACGGTGTTTCTGAGTACTTGCTGCTAGAGAGGGACAA ATACAACAATGGAAAATGCATAACTGAAATGGGGGAATTCACCCTGGACCTTGGGCTGCTTGACTTTGGCGCATCGTACACTGTTGTGGTAACTAAT GTTTCTGGAGATGCTGTTAAGACATGGAAGTCAGAAGACATCAAAGCCAATAGTGTCCATATGGCTTGGCAGTTACCACAATACTTACTAATATCTGCTGGAGAAGTGATGTTCTCCATTACGGGTCTGGCCTTCTCCTATTCCCAG tcTCCAGCCAGCATGAAGTCGGTGCTGCAGGCAGGTTGGCTGCTCACGGTGGCCGTTGGGAATACCCTTGTGCTCGTCGTTGCCCAGGCTGCACCAATGGCACAG TGGGCTGAATTTGTCTTGTTCACTGTTCTACTCTTTGCTGTGTGCATTATTTTCTCCATCATGGGATATTTCTATGTCAGTGTGGATCCAGAGGACctacaagaaaaggaagagaagaaccCCAGCAGAGGAAACATGATTAGTCTCGTtactcagaaaacaaagctcTAA
- the SLC15A2 gene encoding solute carrier family 15 member 2 isoform X4, producing the protein MAEKDGVLQAAKEAQAGDDPPKGDFPVQKKSPKLCGSNYPLSIAFIVVNEFCERFSYYGMRAVLTLYFISFFHWDENLSTAVYHAFSALCYFTPVIGAIMADSWLGKYKTIIYLSIVYVVGHLIKSVGAIPSLGNQAVHVVLSMVGLFLIALGTGGIKPCVSAFGGDQFEEEHTSERSKFFSVFYLSINAGSLISTFVTPVLRGDVKCFGEDCYALAFGVPAALMVLALVVFIAGSGLYRKMPPQGNVLLEVCKCIGFAIKNRLKNRSHHIPKRDHWLDWASEKYSKQLIGEVKMVTRVLFLFIPLPMFWALFDQQGSRWTLQATKMNADFGIYVLQPDQMQFLNPLLILVFIPIFDLGLYPLISMCKFNFTPIKKMATGMILAGMAFGLAAIVEVKINETDMPQLVPKESLIQVLNLAKNPVQVTIQDQDLFQQPVEAFQNPAEYSNLILNGEQQNLHFILQHQGSSLTFNYTVKEKSVYSLIVFEAEGSLSSRLITDLKAKPENGLAAVRFINGLSQDVNLTIDSKQFVAVQKNYGVSEYLLLERDKYNNGKCITEMGEFTLDLGLLDFGASYTVVVTNVSGDAVKTWKSEDIKANSVHMAWQLPQYLLISAGEVMFSITGLAFSYSQSPASMKSVLQAGWLLTVAVGNTLVLVVAQAAPMAQWAEFVLFTVLLFAVCIIFSIMGYFYVSVDPEDLQEKEEKNPSRGNMISLVTQKTKL; encoded by the exons AAACTCTGTGGTTCCAACTACCCCCTGAGCATTGCCTTCATCGTGGTGAACGAGTTCTGCGAGCGCTTCTCCTACTATGGCATGAGAG CTGTCCTGACGCTGTATTTCATAAGCTTCTTCCACTGGGATGAGAATCTCTCCACTGCCGTGTACCATGCCTTTTCCGCTCTCTGTTATTTCACACCTGTCATCGGAGCCATCATGGCAGACTCGTGGCTGGGGAAATACAA GACAATCATCTACCTCTCCATTGTGTATGTGGTCGGCCATCTGATCAAGTCAGTGGGCGCAATTCCATCCCTGGGCAACCAGGCGGTTCACGT GGTCCTGTCTATGGTTGGTCTGTTTTTGATCGCCCTTGGAACGGGAGGTATCAAGCCCTGTGTCTCTGCATTTGGTGGGGACCAGTTTGAAGAGGAACAT ACCTCGGAGAGAAGCAAGTTTTTTTCCGTCTTCTATTTATCCATTAATGCTGGAAGTTTGATCTCCACGTTTGTAACTCCTGTATTAAGAG GGGATGTGAAATGTTTTGGAGAGGATTGTTATGCACTGGCTTTTGGTGTCCCAGCAGCACTGATGGTGTTGGCACTTG ttgtgttcATTGCTGGAAGTGGGCTGTACAGAAAAATGCCCCCACAAGGGAATGTCTTACTTGAAGTGTGCAAATGCATTGGA tttgctattaaaaacaggctgaaaaaccGCTCCCATCATATTCCAAAGAGAGATCACTGGCTCGACTGGGCATCAGAAAAGTACTCG AAACAGCTGATTGGGGAGGTTAAAATGGTGACACGCgttctcttcctcttcataCCACTGCCGATGTTCTGGGCCCTGTTTGATCAGCAG GGATCCAGGTGGACCTTGCAAGCCACAAAGATGAATGCTGATTTT GGAATATATGTCCTTCAGCCTGACCAAATGCAG TTCTTAAATCCACTTCTTATTCTTGTCTTCATCCCAATTTTTGACCTTGGGCTCTACCCTCTGATAAGCATGTGCAAATTTAATTTCAC GCCTATTAAGAAAATGGCAACAGGTATGATCCTTGCAGGGATGGCGTTTGGACTTGCAGCTATTGTAGAagtcaaaataaat gaaaCCGATATGCCTCAACTTGTCCCAAAAGAAAGTTTAATTCAGGTCCTGAATTTGGCAAAGAACCCTGTTCAAGTGACAATCCAAGACCAGGACCTATTTCAGCAGCCTGTGGAGGCTTTTCAg AACCCAGCTGAGTACTCAAATTTGATATTGAATGGCGAGCAACAGAACCTTCACTTCATCCTGCAACATCAAGGATCGTCTCTCACTTTTAACTACACCGTGAAGGAAAAATCAGTATACAGCTTAATTGTTTTTGAGGCAGAAGGAAGCCTATCAAGTCGCCTA ATTACAGACTTGAAAGCAAAGCCAGAAAATGGTTTGGCAGCTGTTAG ATTCATTAATGGTTTGAGCCAAGATGTCAACCTCACCATTGACAGCAAACAGTTTGTTGCTGTTCAGAAAAACTACGGTGTTTCTGAGTACTTGCTGCTAGAGAGGGACAA ATACAACAATGGAAAATGCATAACTGAAATGGGGGAATTCACCCTGGACCTTGGGCTGCTTGACTTTGGCGCATCGTACACTGTTGTGGTAACTAAT GTTTCTGGAGATGCTGTTAAGACATGGAAGTCAGAAGACATCAAAGCCAATAGTGTCCATATGGCTTGGCAGTTACCACAATACTTACTAATATCTGCTGGAGAAGTGATGTTCTCCATTACGGGTCTGGCCTTCTCCTATTCCCAG tcTCCAGCCAGCATGAAGTCGGTGCTGCAGGCAGGTTGGCTGCTCACGGTGGCCGTTGGGAATACCCTTGTGCTCGTCGTTGCCCAGGCTGCACCAATGGCACAG TGGGCTGAATTTGTCTTGTTCACTGTTCTACTCTTTGCTGTGTGCATTATTTTCTCCATCATGGGATATTTCTATGTCAGTGTGGATCCAGAGGACctacaagaaaaggaagagaagaaccCCAGCAGAGGAAACATGATTAGTCTCGTtactcagaaaacaaagctcTAA